A window of the Hevea brasiliensis isolate MT/VB/25A 57/8 chromosome 6, ASM3005281v1, whole genome shotgun sequence genome harbors these coding sequences:
- the LOC110652618 gene encoding probable disease resistance protein RF9 gives MENGSVSIISNKFFNWLSELSAGNLEDQVKSMEKEVMLMRALLEDFQATEKPSRRLKVWLEEIRGIADDAEGVIKTYSERSQKDLSNYEDMMIRNKIANDISRVMNKIRDVSERREASNSIFHSLCQRRPPPNIIGFDDDVCAIKKRLLTDDRYCCIISILGEEGTGKTTLAKLIYNDIEVMDHFPFRAWISVPQENSDRAVLQDIQKQVMDYLRQKGKWNMEEEPLAALDGRYLIILDDIRKAQVLDFLRNAFPDKLPNEEESWSLFTGTLKVEIPPELEDIGKKIVRSCGRVRRNIIRMGNLLSKNSVTYENWSRFQIVPVDFEIPARRLITLWVAEGFVNKRMDDEPPEHIARRYLKDLIDKEMVQVVKEKFDGGVTCRLSKEGAKFLQDYAEATSAFSSSIHGPRRFADHYNHKDFHFQHIHGDDSDAPLGSQYTDVLSFLSFDHRKGSKPGEDVRKFLHRCISSKCFLLLRVLDLERVFRPKFPKVFDKLLQLRYLGLRWTYLEELPPFVSNLLKLQTLDVKHTYISTLPHSIWKMQRLRHLYLSESYRSRFEPKPSSSSLRELQTLWGVFIDEESPVKNGLKTLLNLRKLGLACRIMLSQKKQMLSQIEAVADWILELKDLQSLRLRSFDELGEPWYLPLKDLSKLKSLSSMYLLGRLKFEFVKSGIPESLTYLTLSASRLKIDPMHMLQHLHNLKKLRLFSDSFVGKTMCCSSGIFPHLQVLKLWNLEHLETSNMTKGALPELTDLEIRSCRQLKMLPKEVQCMKNLKILRLTDMLFQKSMHCYSGSFPQLLVLKLENLKHLQIWTVAKSALPKLSHLEIKSCSQLRMLPKGLQHMRNLKIFRVKNMPQEFTYRIEENQGLDWYKIAVDPYFVTSYLW, from the exons ATGGAAAATGGTAGTGTTTCCATCATTAGTAACAAGTTTTTTAACTGGCTTTCTGAACTATCAGCTGGTAATTTAGAAGATCAGGTTAAATCAATGGAAAAAGAAGTAATGCTAATGCGTGCTTTACTTGAGGATTTTCAAGCAACTGAGAAACCAAGCAGAAGACTGAAAGTATGGCTGGAGGAAATAAGAGGAATTGCTGATGATGCAGAGGGTGTCATTAAAACCTACAGCGAAAGAAGCCAAAAGGATCTCTCAAACTATGAGGATATGATGATTCGAAATAAGATTGCCAATGACATAAGTAGGGTCATGAATAAGATTCGTGATGTTTCAGAAAGAAGGGaagcttcaaactctattttccatAGCCTATGTCAAAGACGACCACCGCCTAATATCATTGGCTTTGATGATGATGTATGTGCAATTAAAAAACGGCTACTCACAGATGATAGATACTGCTGCATAATTTCAATTCTGGGTGAAGAAGGCACTGGAAAGACTACCCTTGCAAAATTAATCTATAACGATATTGAGGTTATGGATCATTTCCCTTTTCGAGCTTGGATTTCTGTACCACAAGAGAACAGTGATAGGGCAGTGCTGCAAGACATACAGAAACAAGTTATGGATTATCTTCGACAAAAAGGCAAATGGAACATGGAAGAAGAACCACTTGCTGCCTTGGATGGTAGGTACCTGATAATCTTGGATGATATCCGAAAAGCCCAAGTCTTGGATTTTCTTAGAAATGCATTCCCAGATAAA TTACCAAATGAGGAGGAAAGTTGGAGCTTGTTTACTGGCACTTTGAAGGTAGAAATCCCTCCAGAACTAGAGGATATTGGGAAAAAAATTGTAAGAAGCTGTGGACGGGTGCGGCGAAATATTATTCGTATGGGGAATCTGTTGTCCAAGAATAGCGTGACTTATGAAAATTGGTCAAG ATTTCAGATTGTTCCTGTTGACTTTGAGATCCCTGCGAGAAGATTGATCACCCTGTGGGTTGCCGAGGGTTTTGTCAATAAGAGAATGGATGATGAACCTCCTGAACATATTGCTAGAAGGTACTTAAAGGACTTGATAGATAAAGAAATGGTTCAAGTTGTGAAAGAAAAGTTTGATGGAGGTGTCACATGTCGTTTGTCCAAAGAGGGAGCTAAGTTCCTCCAAGACTATGCTGAAGCGACTTCTGCATTCTCTTCAAGCATTCATGGGCCTCGCCGTTTTGCTGATCATTATAATCATAAGGACTTCCACTTTCAGCATATTCATGGTGATGACAGCGATGCTCCTCTTGGAAGTCAGTATACAGATGTCCTCTCATTTCTGTCTTTTGACCATCGCAAGGGTAGCAAACCAGGAGAAGATGTAAGAAAGTTTCTTCATCGATGCATTTCCAGCAAGTGCTTCCTGTTGTTGCGTGTGCTTGATCTTGAACGTGTTTTCAGACCCAAGTTTCCTAAGGTATTTGACAAATTACTCCAGCTGAGATACCTTGGCTTAAGATGGACTTACTTAGAGGAACTTCCACCATTTGTAAGCAACTTGCTTAAACTCCAAACTCTGGATGTGAAGCACACTTATATCAGTACTCTTCCACATTCTATCTGGAAAATGCAACGGCTGCGACATTTATACTTAAGCGAGAGCTACCGCAGTAGATTTGAGCCTAAACCAAGCAGCAGCTCTCTAAGGGAGCTTCAAACATTGTGGGGTGTGTTCATAGATGAGGAGAGCCCTGTGAAGAATGGTCTGAAAACATTGTTAAATCTTCGAAAACTGGGATTGGCATGCCGAATAATGTTGTCCCAAAAGAAACAGATGTTGTCGCAAATTGAGGCTGTGGCTGATTGGATTCTGGAACTGAAAGACCTTCAATCATTAAGGCTGAGATCATTTGATGAACTTGGTGAACCTTGGTACCTGCCACTAAAAGACTTGTCAAAACTCAAAAGTCTCTCTAGTATGTACTTGCTGGGAAGgttaaaatttgagtttgttaAATCTGGAATTCCTGAAAGCCTCACTTACCTAACATTGTCAGCATCACGACTAAAGATAGATCCAATGCATATGCTACAACACCTTCACAATCTGAAAAAGCTCAGATTGTTCTCGGATTCATTTGTAGGAAAAACCATGTGCTGCTCTTCTGGAATATTTCCTCATCTTCAAGTCCTGAAACTATGGAACCTGGAGCATCTAGAGACATCGAATATGACAAAAGGCGCACTGCCAGAACTGACAGACTTAGAGATTAGATCCTGCAGGCAATTGAAGATGCTTCCCAAGGAAGTGCAATGCATGAAGAATCTTAAGATATTGAGATTGACAGACATGCTTTTCCAGAAGAGCATGCACTGCTATTCTGGAAGCTTTCCTCAACTATTAGTGCTGAAACTGGAGAACCTAAAGCATCTACAGATATGGACCGTGGCCAAAAGCGCACTCCCAAAACTGAGTCACTTGGAGATTAAATCCTGCAGCCAATTGAGGATGCTTCCCAAGGGATTGCAACACATGAGGAATCTTAAGATTTTTAGGGTGAAAAACATGCCACAGGAATTCACTTATAGGATTGAAGAAAATCAAGGCCTGGATTGGTATAAAAttgctgtagacccttattttgtgacga gctatctttgGTAa
- the LOC110652619 gene encoding uncharacterized protein LOC110652619, with the protein MVFKVLGRLNFIQPWMLLEIFPFIRKIAWSDLELRATILLSLLSQVVLILFGNRRKYIVRKWIKILLWLAYMSADWAATVSLSVISRSYSDCTIDISSVMMAFWAPFLLLHLGGPDTITALSLEDNELWLRHSLGLAVQLYLACQIIRRSWIGTPLNVLAILVLFVGVIKYGERTWILWSVSSEQFRDSMLRDPDPGPNYAKFMDEHSSKQAEGYEVSVEPLIEAPAEVEFVPNAPKNSNIPNATILNTAHHFFVNFKPLFADLILRYLDRKNSQSFFQGRTWEEAFDVIGYELGFMFDTLYTKAIVIYTYTGSFLRFFNLSFTSFIFVAFLVVDKQSNSPADMIITYLLMVGAIVLELYTTITLLFSD; encoded by the exons ATGGTATTCAAAG TTCTTGGCAGACTGAATTTTATCCAGCCATGGATGTTGCTTGAGATCTTTCCCTTTATTAGGAAGATAGCATGGAGTGACTTGGAGTTACGTGCAACGATTCTACTCAGCCTTCTCAGTCAAGTAGTCCTCATTCTGTTTGGCAACCGAAGAAAATACATAGTCAGAAAATGGATCAAAATATTGCTTTGGCTTGCTTACATGTCTGCAGACTGGGCTGCTACTGTTTCACTTAGTGTCATTTCCAGAAGCTACTCAGATTGTACAATAGATATAAGCTCTGTGATGATGGCATTTTGGGCACCCTTTCTTCTTCTCCATCTGGGTGGTCCAGACACAATCACTGCATTGTCTTTGGAAGACAATGAACTGTGGCTAAGGCATTCACTTGGTTTAGCTGTCCAGCTCTACTTGGCATGTCAAATCATTCGCAGATCCTGGATAGGCACCCCACTTAATGTTCTAGCAATCCTAGTTCTCTTTGTAGGAGTAATCAAGTATGGGGAGAGGACTTGGATTTTGTGGTCTGTAAGTAGTGAACAGTTCAGGGACTCCATGCTTCGTGATCCGGATCCTGGTCCGAACTACGCCAAATTTATGGATGAGCACAGCTCAAAACAGGCAGAGGGTTATGAGGTTTCTGTCGAGCCACTAATTGAAGCTCCTGCAGAAGTGGAGTTTGTTCCAAATGCACCAAAGAACAGTAACATTCCTAATGCAACCATATTGAATACTGCCCATCATTTCTTTGTCAATTTCAAGCCTTTGTTTGCAGATCTCATTCTTAGGTACCTGGATCGAAAAAATAGTCAATCCTTCTTCCAAGGCAGGACCTGGGAAGAAGCTTTCGATGTGATTGGATATGAACTCGGGTTTATGTTTGATACTCTCTATACCAAGGCAATTGTGATTTATACCTACACAGGCAGCTTTCTTCGTTTCTTCAATTTATCCTTCACCAGTTTTATATTTGTAGCATTCTTGGTTGTTGATAAGCAATCTAATTCACCTGCTGACATGATTATTACTTACTTGTTAATGGTTGGAGCTATAGTCTTAGAATTGTATACAACAATCACTCTGCTTTTCTCTGATTAG
- the LOC131180615 gene encoding proline-rich receptor-like protein kinase PERK2: protein MGTPSSLPINPNPSPSPPLPQSPPPQTPPLPQSPPPQSPPPPPSQIPPLIPPTPLSPQSEPPNETPITDTHSPEPTPEPTPSQTKTRGKTKRAAGRLKETPVGKRKRVPSIPFDLNSPPQSSEPVSKRTRSSSQTPAPAVQTPVTQSPLHSPAPASSADTIEEVISPLPWAFRDMDMKKAYEKLLSKTILANNWIDFAKIREPVYKDLTLEFLSSLKLSFKPTVPEHKDMIYFRCAGIDSELDLGAVNAIFCFHDSVY, encoded by the exons ATGGGTACTCCATCCTCATTACCcataaaccctaaccctagccccAGTCCGCCATTACCTCAGTCCCCACCACCACAAACGCCGCCATTACCACAATCACCACCACCTCAGTCACCGCCCCCGCCCCCAAGCCAAATACCACCTCTCATTCCGCCGACTCCCCTCTCGCCGCAATCCGAGCCACCAAATGAAACACCAATTACCGACACCCATTCCCCAGAACCAACGCCTGAACCTACGCCTTCCCAAACAAAAACAAGAGGGAAAACAAAAAGGGCCGCAGGTAGACTCAAAGAAACCCCTGTCGGAAAAAGGAAACGAGTACCCTCTATCCCTTTCGACTTAAACTCTCCACCTCAGTCCTCTGAACCAGTTAGCAAAAGGACTAGGTCTTCCTCGCAAACCCCAGCACCAGCGGTCCAAACACCAGTAACCCAGTCTCCCTTGCATTCTCCAGCACCTGCGTCATCTGCAGATACTATAgaggaggtaatttctccattaccttgggcttttagggATATGGATATGAAAAAGGCCTATGAGAAATTGCTTTCTAAAACTATTTTGGCAAAcaa CTGGATTGATTTTGCTAaaattagggaaccagtgtacaaggatCTAACCCTCGAATTTTTGAGTTCCCTAAAGTTGAGTTTCAAACCAACAGTGCCTGAACATAAAGATATgatatattttcgatgtgctggaaTTGATAGTGAGTTAGACTTAGGTGCTGTTAATGCCATTTTTTGTTTTCATGATTCGGTGTATTAA